gccgtggtgtcatattaggttcatgtcacaaacatttgaatagacgttttgatgcatcctctgcaatggcgtttgtggctgagtgtgctaaggcgttctgttatggtgccaacagacccaggttcaatcccagggaagcgaagaagtttttcaatttgtaaaaattagataataagataataaaagtgtaacaaaaaatactaataaaaaaatagtttttcacttttttaaatttcttcatccaaatgaacgtccaaggcacaacttctaaagcagtgCAAAGGATCAAAAAATGATGTACTTCCGTTCTATGATAAGCCcattgtaaaattcattggagatgatccaagtttgcactactttcggatcacaaattggggattcaaactacttttttggaagctcttttttcgttgggatgtttggggcatatatgcTGATGCGACAttacaatttcttaaatataatatctctggatgcaaacatatattaatttagaaatttcgtataaatatatatacatgttTAGAAACGTTAGAGAGAGAGCTGATAAGAATATAGGAAAAAGATAAAGATGGCGACAGAGTTAGATAACGAAAGACATATATgtaaaattgaaagaataatTACAACAATGATtgcgcacacaaaaaaatgtttcctgatttaatcacgaaattaattgatccaattattttttttaattgaaatgtcttcaatcatgaaaatgatagtatcaatcacagttttaattgggcataaaagatacgttattgaaaaattaattgatttaattagcaaatttcaattatttttataccctccatcataggattattatattaactttgtcattccgtttgtaacacatcgaaatattgctctaagaccccataaagtatatatattctgggtcgtggtgaaattctgagtcgatctaagcatgtccgtctgttgaattcacgctaacttccgaacgaaacaagcaatatacttgaaacttggcacaagtagttgttatcgatgtaggtcggatggtattgaaaacgggccatatcggtccacttttacgtatagcccccatataaagggaccctcagatttggcttgtggagcctctaacagaagcatatttcatccgatccggctgaaatttggtacatggtgttggtatatggtctctaacaaccatgcaaaaattggtccacatcggtccataattttatatagcccccatataaaccgatccccagatttggcttgcggagcctaaaagagaagcaaatttcatccgatccggctgaaatttggtacatggtgttagtagatggtctctaacaaccatgcaaaaattgatccacatcggtccataattatatatagcccccatataaaccgatccccagatttggcttgcggagcctcaaagagaagaaaatttcatccgatccggctgaaatttggtacatgatgttggtatatggtctctaacaaccatgcaaaaattggtccatatcggtccttaattatatgtagcccccatataaaccgatccccagatttggcttgtggagcctcaaagtgaagcaaatttcatccgatccggctgaaattcggtacatgatgttggtatatggtctctaacaaccatgcaaacattggtccatatcggtccataattatatattgaccccatataaaccgatctccagatttggcttgcgaagtctccaagagaagcaaatttcatccaatccggctgaaatttggtacatgatgttggtatatggtctctaacaaccgtgcaaaaattggtccacatcggtccataattatatatagcgcccatataaaccgatccccagatttgggttccggagcctcaaagagaagcaaatttcttccgatccgcctgaaatttggtacatgatattggtatatggtctctaacaaccatgcaaaaatttgtccacatcggttcataattatatatagcccccatataaaccgatccccagatttgggttccggagcctcaaagagaagcaaatttcatccaatccggttgtaatttggaacatggtgttggtatatgatctttaacaagcgtgccagaattggtccatatcggtccataattatatatagcccccatataaaacattctccagatttgacctccggagcctcttggaggagcaaaattcatccgatccggttcaaattaggaacgtggttttagtatatggacgctaacaaccataccaaaattggtccattcacacaaaaattggtccatgtcggttcataatcatggttgccactagagccaaaaatagtctaccaaaattttatttctatagaaaattttgtcaaaattttatttctatagaagattttgtcaaaatttattctagagaaaattttgttaaaattttattcggttcataataaaattttcatcattatcaaaattttatttctatagaaaattttgttcaaattttattcggttcataatcatggttgccactcgagccaaaaataatctaccaagattttatttctattgaaaattttgtcaaaagtttatttctatattttttttgtgaaaattttatttctatagaaaattttgttaaaattttatttctgtagaaaattttgtcaaaattgtatgtctactttgtcaaactgaactatatacgtattggatcgattttttttgatttttttttttaatatataccacgtatggacttatatacaatgtagaagatggtgttaggaggttttaagataccttgccatcggcaagcgttaccgcaacttaagtaattcgattgtggatggcagtgtttagaagaagtttctacgcaatccatgatggagggtacataagcttcggcctggccgaacttacggccgtatatacttgttgttaattgattcaattaaaaatttaattgatattgattgcaaaacaaaaatataaatattttcaattactttctgaattgatttagtgtttttagtttgattaagaattggttgtttgaaataaatttttaatttaaaatttaagaaatgtccatcacttttttcagctaacttagtcttccgagtttgattaaaaagttaattgtatcaattaattttttaattaaaaattttaaaattttcaatcattgacttaattaacttagcgagaattttttgtttgaaattacaTAGCACCAAATTGGGGACTTCTTAAACGTTTGTTTGCGCAATATGTTTacgcaataaattaaaattttccaaaatttttcacCGCAAGAATGAATAAAATACTTCACATTTCATTGAATAAATTAtgttttattgtataataatcaGTTTAAAATCTTCGATACattggaaaaatttacaatttttttacaataatagCGGAGCATGGGCAGCAGCATAGGTCAAAGGTGCAGAGTAGGTCAGAGGAGCACTGTAAGCTAGGGGAGTTGCAGCTGAATATTTAGCCACAATGGGAGTACTGTAGGCAGCAGCAATGGGGGCTGTATAGGCAGCAACTACTGGGGCAGCAATAGTTTTAGCTACTAAAGGAGCTGCTACAGCGGCAACGACTGGAGCTGTGGCAATATCATTATAATTACGAGCGATGACTTGACTACTGGTGGCTGTGACAAAAGGAGCTGGAGCTGCAACAACAGCTGCTGGGGCAGTATAAGCTAAAGGAGCACCCAATAAACCTGGTTTAGCAGTAGCGAAGGCAATGCAGGCAAAGAGAACAATAGcctaaaatataacaagtataaacggccgtaagttcggccaggccgaatcttatgtaccctccaccatggattgcgtagaaacttctacgaaagactt
This is a stretch of genomic DNA from Haematobia irritans isolate KBUSLIRL chromosome 4, ASM5000362v1, whole genome shotgun sequence. It encodes these proteins:
- the LOC142234852 gene encoding uncharacterized protein LOC142234852 gives rise to the protein MFKFAIVLFACIAFATAKPGLLGAPLAYTAPAAVVAAPAPFVTATSSQVIARNYNDIATAPVVAAVAAPLVAKTIAAPVVAAYTAPIAAAYSTPIVAKYSAATPLAYSAPLTYSAPLTYAAAHAPLLL